From one Solanum stenotomum isolate F172 chromosome 12, ASM1918654v1, whole genome shotgun sequence genomic stretch:
- the LOC125847321 gene encoding uncharacterized mitochondrial protein AtMg00810-like: MWVEAMQAESSDLESHLAALAAKEHWHIHQMDLSNAFFEGDLFDEVYVNLPIGFQPPKGFTVEYDELSGTRKDDKLLTNPTLYMRLIGKLLYLNVTRPDISFATQTLSQFLHQPKQSHLNDALKVVRYIKSQTGLGVLLSSKSSKQLQVYCDSDWGACLHTRRSVTGFMVKLGGSLISWKSKKQGTISRSLDEPEYKSMASAVVEVVWLVKLFKELGAEVLTPVIIYSDSKSAIQITSNPVLHERTKKYIE; the protein is encoded by the exons ATGTGGGTTGAGGCAATGCAGGCCGAGAGCTCAGATTTAGAATCTCACCTGGCAG CACTAGCAGCTAAGGAACATTGGCACATTCACCAGATGGATCTGTCTAATGCCTTCTTCGAGGGTGATTTGTTTGATGAGGTCTATGTGAATCTTCCCATTGGCTTTCAACCTCCAAAGGGATTTACTGT AGAGTATGATGAATTAAGTGGAACAAGAAAGGATGACAAGCTACTTACTAATCCAACATTGTATATGAGGTTGATTGGGAAACTATTGTATCTAAATGTCACTAGACCAGACATATCTTTTGCCACACAGACTTTGAGCCAGTTTCTACATCAACCTAAACAATCACATCTAAATGATGCTCTCAAGGTGGTGAGATACATTAAGAGTCAGACAGGGCTAGGTGTCCTACTGTCCAGTAAAAGCAGTAAACAATTGCAAGTCTATTGTGACTCGGACTGGGGAGCTTGCCTACACACAAGAAGATCAGTTACAGGTTTTATGGTCAAACTGGGAGGCTCACTGATATCTTGGAAATCTAAGAAGCAAGGAACTATTTCTAGAAGTTTAGATGAGCCTGAATACAAGAGTATGGCAAGTGCAGTAGTTGAAGTAGTGTGGCTGGTGAAACTATTCAAAGAACTTGGAGCAGAAGTACTCACACCAGTTATCATCTATAGTGACAGTAAATCTGCTATTCAAATAACTTCCAACCCAGTTCTAcatgaaagaacaaaaaaatatattgagtaG
- the LOC125848015 gene encoding uncharacterized protein LOC125848015 encodes MEYLENAKTIRLKTHNGKYLTASNDEKSIRQKRDGSTVNALWAVEFLDDQQYLRLKSCHGKYLTASNVPLLPKVTGSRKVMQTLPKKLCSATEWEAEQDGSLYQIRLKTRYGHFLRPFGGIPPWRNIVTHDVPHRKKATLWEIEIMETHKKALPAPTNFAHITKAFSCNFTEPI; translated from the exons ATGGAGTACTTGGAGAACGCGAAAACTATTCGTCTGAAAACGCACAATGGCAAATACCTCACAGCAAGCAATGATGAGAAATCTATACGCCAAAAACGTGATGGCTCAACTGTAAATGCACTTTGGGCCGTTGAATTTTTGGATGACCAACAATACTTGCGCCTTAAAAGTTGTCATGGAAAGTACTTGACAGCTTCAAATGTTCCATTACTTCCTAAG GTAACGGGATCAAGAAAGGTCATGCAGACGTTGCCTAAGAAGCTATGTTCCGCAACAGAATGGGAGGCTGAACAAGATGGATCGTTATATCAAATTCGTCTAAAAACGCGATACGGGCATTTTCTGAGACCCTTTGGAGGAATACCACCATGGAGGAACATTGTTACCCATGATGTTCCTCATAGGAAAAAAGCAACTCTATGGGAAATTGAAATTATGGAGACTCACAAAAAAGCTCTACCTGCACCAACAAATTTCGCCCATATTACAAAAGCATTCTCTTGTAATTTTACTGAGCCCATATAA
- the LOC125848011 gene encoding uncharacterized protein LOC125848011: MEFFQKAKSVRLKSNHDKFLHADPDQECVYQDRSGSTRTVKWTVEFPEGLDNVIRLKSIYGKYLTALDDQRLFGVTGQKVVQSLPSKLDSSVEWEPIKEGSVVKLKTRYGNFLRANSGLPPWRNSVTHDIPHRHQDWILWSVDTVEVLPELPDESVSQSESVGDDDLSLSFRLTSAKFSRTQSVKSEGRLIYYHVADENGNVNDSAEGPSLQFKGHGLEELTRKLEEETGLEKIIVCSRNKFNGNLYPLRLALPPNNATMHVVVMPASSKVARELTADVLTSKWSVLKTLS; this comes from the exons ATGGAATTTTTCCAGAAAGCGAAATCCGTTAGGCTAAAGAGCAACCATGACAAATTCTTACACGCTGATCCTGATCAAGAATGCGTATACCAAGATCGCAGTGGATCTACAAGGACCGTTAAATGGACTGTCGAATTCCCTGAAGGATTGGACAATGTGATCCgtttaaaaagtatttatgGAAAATATCTAACGGCTTTAGACGATCAACGTCTGTTCGGGGTAACGGGTCAGAAAGTTGTTCAAAGTTTGCCTAGTAAATTGGATTCATCAGTTGAATGGGAACCTATAAAAGAGGGATCTGTGGTGAAGCTGAAAACTAGATATGGGAATTTTTTAAGGGCGAATAGTGGATTACCTCCTTGGAGGAATTCAGTTACACATGATATACCTCATAGACATCAAGATTGGATCTTATGGTCAGTTGATACTGTTGAGGTACTGCCTGAATTGCCTGATGAAAGCGTTTCGCAATCAGAATCAGTGGGTGATGATGATTTGAGCTTATCTTTTCGTCTTACATCTGCTAAATTTTCCAGGACTCAG TCTGTGAAATCCGAAGGTAGGCTTATCTATTACCATGTGGCGGATGAAAATGGAAATGTGAATGATTCAGCGGAAGGGCCTTCTTTACAGTTCAAAGGGCATGGACTAGAGGAACTGACTCGAAAGTTGGAAGAAGAAACAGGGCTAGAGAAGATTATTGTTTGTTCGCGTAACAAATTCAATGGGAATTTATATCCTCTCCGTTTAGCATTACCTCCAAACAATGCAACTATGCATGTTGTTGTAATGCCTGCATCGTCTAAAG TGGCAAGAGAGCTGACGGCAGATGTTCTTACATCCAAATGGTCGGTGTTGAAGACTCTATCGTGA
- the LOC125848002 gene encoding uncharacterized protein LOC125848002: MFEFFHSMNLLPQRFIFRFGFASQTLTFKGKYPCSIPSHGRRKFSATTLSSATPKSGEELLLVVGGGAAGIYGAIRAKTLAPNLKVVVIEKAKPLSKVKISGGGRCNVTNGHCPDNKILAEQYPRGHKEFKGSFFHTHGPMDTMSWFSDHGVVLKIEEDGRVFPASDSSSTIIDCLMSEAKRSGVLLQTGKVVTSASSTADGKFAIKLEKRSLDYVEHVEADYLLIASGSSKQGYNLATQLGHSILEPVPSLFTFKIDDLKLAELSGVTFPKVKAKLQLGGIQKKIPQLTQVGPMLVTHWGLSGPVVLRLSAWGARYLSSSDYKGTLCVDFTPDLHIEDLKSALTRHKSQFLKQKVLNSYPSELAVVKRFWKYILDREGICGDMLWSSISNNLLISVAALLKDCAFSVKGKGQFKDEFVTAGGVPLSEIYLDTMGSRIHPHLYFAGEVLNVDGITGGFNFQNAWTGGYIAGTSIGNLAVDERVYQ, encoded by the exons ATGTTTGAATTCTTTCATTCAATGAATTTGCTACCGCAGCGATTCATTTTTCGTTTTGGATTTGCCTCTCAAACTTTAACTTTCAAAGGAAAATATCCATGCTCAATCCCTAGCCATGGAAGAAGAAAATTCAGTGCAACTACTCTCTCCTCAGCTACTCCAAAG TCAGGTGAAGAGCTTTTGTTGGTAGTAGGGGGCGGAGCAGCTGGAATTTACGGTGCTATAAGGGCTAAGACTCTCGCGCCGAATCTTAAAGTTGTTGTTATTGAAAAAGCGAAACCTTTATCAAAG GTCAAAATTTCTGGAGGAGGTCGCTGCAATGTGACTAATGGGCATTGTCCTGACAACAAG ATTTTGGCTGAACAGTATCCAAGGGGTCATAAGGAATTTAAAGGCTCCTTTTTCCATACTCATGGTCCAATGGATACAATGTCCTGGTTCTCTGATCATGGTGTTGTGTTAAAA ATAGAGGAAGATGGAAGGGTCTTTCCCGCCAGTGATAGTTCATCTACTATAATTGATTGTCTCATGTCTGAGGCAAAGAGGAGTGGAG TCTTGTTGCAGACTGGAAAAGTTGTTACTAGTGCTTCTTCCACTGCTGATGGAAAGTTTGCCATCAAGCTTGAGAAACGTAGCCTTGATTATGTGGAGCATGTTGAAGCTGATTATCTACTTATTGCTAGTGGGAGTAGTAAGCAG GGTTATAATCTTGCCACTCAACTTGGTCATTCAATTTTGGAACCTGTTCCAAGCCTGTTCACTTTCAAGATTGATGACTTGAAGTTAGCAGAACTGTCTGGT GTAACATTCCCAAAAGTAAAAGCAAAATTACAGTTGGGAGGCATCCAGAAGAAAATACCACAGCTTACTCAG GTAGGACCCATGCTCGTAACCCACTGGGGACTCAGTGGGCCTGTGGTTCTTAGGCTATCTGCTTGGGGGGCACGTTATCTATCCAGTTCAGACTATAAGG GTACGCTTTGTGTGGATTTTACTCCTGACCTCCATATTGAAGATCTAAAGTCTGCACTCACTCGTCACAAGAGTCAATTTTTG AAGCAGAAGGTGCTGAATTCTTATCCTTCTGAACTTGCGGTTGTGAAAAGATTTTGGAAGTATATATTAGATCGTGAG GGCATATGTGGAGACATGCTGTGGTCCTCCATTTCCAATAATTTGTTAATTTCTGTCGCTGCTTTGTTAAAAGATTGTGCATTTAGCGTGAAGGGAAAG GGCCAATTTAAGGATGAGTTTGTCACAGCTGGAGGTGTTCCACTTTCAGAG ATCTACCTTGATACGATGGGGAGCAGGATCCATCCACATCTCTACTTTGCTGGAGAG GTACTCAATGTTGATGGTATTACTGGTGGCTTCAATTTCCAG